DNA sequence from the Ctenopharyngodon idella isolate HZGC_01 chromosome 14, HZGC01, whole genome shotgun sequence genome:
GCTTCAGCGTTTGGACCACGGTGCTGAACGTCGCCATTCCCATGAACCTCTTCTACCGCATGCACTCGGTGGCGTCGCTCTTCGAAGTCTTCAGGAAGGTTTGAGCGTGTGTTGAGGATGAATCACGTGACTTAAACGGTACAGACTTTATCTGGTGCTCAAATACTGTACAGACCATCATTCTCCATCCATAATGAGGGATCGGTGTGGGTTAATCATCTGATCAAGTTCTCATGGATTTGATTGGCTCTTAAAGACATTCTCAATAAGTAGACGTTCTCAGGCCTGAAGATTCTTCACACACTCCTCAATGTTTACAAACCACGTCTTCAACTGAACAAGGATGATGTTCTCTTATATCGAGTTCTCCAGCGGGATTGAATCCTGAATGATTTTAGTACACTGTCTGATTGGAAAATCCTTGAATCTTGCAGGCCATTGACCTAAAACTAGTGCATATTGTACTTTAACTTCAATCTTTTTTGTAGTTTGTCTCGGTCTGTTAGAGAAAAAGAAGCATAAAAACACTCGCTGAGACAAAACACATGAATCAAGACTGAGACTCTCTGAGATCTCCAGTGATTCTGATGATTTTCTTCAGATGGTGTCGTTGTGTCGCTTGTACTGCGGAGCCTCATGCGggaaaaatatgtttatgatgggaACAAATGATCAGTTCCCATACCGTGTGCGGCTCCGTACTCTTCAGACGTCTATTTCTGCATCTTTATAGCACAGTGTGTTACATATAGCCCATGTTTTGAAATATGTTGTAAATGTATCTCGTCTGCATTGCTGTTGGTTCTGTGTGAAGATCTGTGTAACTGAGGGACCGACGGCTTTTACACACTCCTACAGGGAGAGAAATGAGATTTCATCCGTGCGTTTATGGATTTAATGGGAAGTTCAGCTGGGATTCTGGATTGAATATATTATTCATGGTTTTGCAGGAGGCTGATTGTTTGTTTTGGAGAATCGGTCTGAAGTCCAGATGCtcacgacacacacacacacacacacacacacactcactcactcactcactctcgctctctctctctctctctctctaacacacacacacacacacacacacacacacacacacacacacacactcattcactcactcactcactctctctctctctctaacacacacacacacacacacacacactcactcactcactcactctcgctctctatctctctctctctctaacacacacacacacacacacacacacacacacacacacactcattcactcactcactcactctctctctctctctaacacacacacacacacacacacacacacactctctctctctctctctctctaacacacacacacacacacactatctttctctctctctcactcatatacactcacacatactctctctctctctcacacacacacactctctctctctcacacacacacacacacacacacacacacacacacacactcactctctctctctctctctctctctcacacacacacacacacacacacactcactctctctctctctctcacacacacacacacacacacactttctgcTCCAGAGGTTTGTTCTTACACCTGCTCCTGAATGTGATTATGGAAAGTTCTCACGTCATCCGTCGGAGGAAGTTCTTCGGTCTGAGCAGAAGCGAAGTGAAATCGCTCCTTTCTTTCAGATGTAGATGTTTGACTGTTGATGTTCAGCAGACAGTAAACGACTTTATCATCAacctttttttgttcttttttaaaaacGTGTCCAAACACACAATGAAACGCACAAGTGCAGCACAATGATAAGATCTGTGGCACAAAccttttctgtttgtttatgcACTTTCACCACAAATGAATACATGTGTGTTAtcttcaaataaatgaataaaatattcttTGATGTAAACAGTCCAGTGGCTTCAGAGCTTCTTTGAAACATGAAACGTCCTTTAACACACGTTCCTTCATCATCGTCTCGTACATCCTTCACTATAATATTAGTTTTCTCCATATAAACGGAGCTGAACGTGTGTTTGTTCTGCTGTGTGTGGTTTATTCCTCAGATCGTCATGCTTTCACTGCTGGATTTACCGCAGCACATCTCTGAAGCTGAAGCTCCATAATGAAGTCAAATCTAAACATTTATTCAGACTGAGTTAATAAAGCGTCAGCTTCAATTTCAGGCTGAAGACACTCGAGGAACTTCATCCTTCAGTCCTGTTCTGTTCTTCATGTGGAAATGCAGTTGTTTTCATGACCTGCTGAAGAAATTTCAGGTCAGTTTAACTATCATGTATGGCGTGTCATCTATTTGAgtttcttcctttttttaagcaaatgaagatattttgaagaatgtttggaGCCGAACATCATCAAACCACATTAACTGATGCTCCTCAGAAGAATGTTCCTCATGATGTTCTCGTTTTCAGCACAAACATCTaaagattcttaaatcaagatacatctactggagaagagaaattactgaagatattaagttgGCAGATATTTGATCTTGTTTTAAGCTCAaagtcacttaattttgatacatttttcattaaacaagtcgtaatatcttcagtcatttttcttctccagtaaatgtatcttgatttaagaatctttAGATGTTTGCGCTGGAAAAcgagacagaaacactgaggaagaacatcactGATTGATGTCAGAAAGTGGTTTCAGAGTTGGAGTCTGTGATTCATTATGAAGACGGATTAAGAAGAAAAACATTCGTTTCTTTTAGAACATCATCACTGATGAATGAATCCCAGTAAGAGCAGAATCTTCTTCAGACGCTTTCATCATCAGTGAGGATCAGGGTCAGTGTGTCTGTTCTCACATCAGTGAGGGAAAAGCCCTTCAAACACAGATGTGCTCCAGCTGTGCACGCGTCCGTCTGTCTGACAGTTCAAGGTGTTCTCGTTTGTCATGAAATCCCACAATCCCCTCTGGCTGGATGCATCTGGATGTTTGTTTGCTCACACGACATCGAGTCCCAGAGTGAACATCTCTCGTGCTTCGAGTCTTCAGCAGCACCTGAGGCCTCTGACATTATAACAGCAGCTCCTTCGCATTTCACACATATCTGAGAATTCCTGACCTTTTCTGTCGAGCACGAGCACAGCCTGATCTCTGCACTGACAGACTGCGGATGATCGAGTCGCACTGAAGTGCTGTTGTCTGATTCTCCGATGCGCGTGAACGCCTGTAGGCGGCGCTCGTGTCCGCTGCCGCATTCATTGAGGATTGTTGCACTGATTTGAATGAATCAATCTTCAAAGCAAAACTCCCGCGCGCGAGCAGTGAACGCTCATATGAGAGAATGGACGCGCAAAATAATGCTGTTTTAGTTTGACATTTGTCTTGCATTTTgtcatgtgtgtatatatatatatatatatatatatatgatggtGAAAGAACTTCACACATCTCGTCTGCATTATATTTCATGGATTACCAACATGCAAACAATGTgacatgcaaaaataaaaagaaaaaaggtgatATAATTATTGAATTGTGTTCCATATATAAAGGTCGTGTATGAAGCTGTTTTCCGCTTGTGattctttttttcattcactGCATATCCAGATTGACATGAatgtgtgtttctctctctctctttctctctctctctctctctctctcttgctcgcTCTCGCTCAAAATAGCAGTGCACAGTTCCCTGGCGCTCAGAGAGGTCGGACTACCGtcgagcacacacacacacacacttatccGCGCGCCCGGATCATCTGGACCCGCTCGGTGTCGGATTCCCTCTTTGATCGTGCTCGTCCGTAATGCGGGACGCACCGGCACCGGAGACCGCGCGAACGCACGCGCTCGCACACACCCCCGATGGCGACCCGTGAGCGCGCCGGGACCCAGCATGCCCAACCGAACCGAACCGGAGCCGCGGCAGATGCTGACGCGCGCGCTCACCGGGTGCCTGCTGTCCGTTCTGATCCTCTGGACTTTGTTCGGGAACATCCTGGTGTGCGCCGCCGTGCTGCGCTTCCGCCACCTGCGCAGTAAAGTTACGAACATCTTCATCGTGTCGCTGGCCGTGTCGGACCTGTTCGTGGCCGTGCTGGTGATGCCGTGGAAGGCGGTGGCGGAGGTGGCCGGATTCTGGCCGTTCGGCGCCTTCTGCGACATCTGGGTGGCTTTCGACATCATGTGCTCCACCGCGTCCTATCCTCAACCTGTGCGTAATCAGCGTGGACCGCTACTGGGCGATCAGCAGCCCGTTCCGCTACGAGCGCAAGATGACCCCGCGCGTGGCCTCCGTGATGATCGGCGCGGCGTGGACTCTGTCCGTGCTCATCTCGTTCATCCCCGTGCAGCTGGACTGGCACAAAGCCGCGGAGTCCAACGTCACCGGACCGGACGACGGCGACAACTGCGACTCGAGCCTGAACCGCGAGTACGCCATCTCCTCGTCCCTCATCAGCTTCTACATTCCCGTGGCCATCATGATCGTCACGTACACGCGGATCTACCGGATCGCGCAGATCCAGATCCGGAGGATCGCCTCGCTGGAGCGCGCGGCCGAGCACGCGCAGAGCTGCCGGACGAACCGGCTCGCGTGCGCGCACCACAGCAGCCTGAAGACGAACTTCAACCGCGAGACCAAAGTTCTGAAGACGCTGTCCATCATCATGGGCGTGTTCGTGTGCTGCTGGCTGCCGTTCTTCGTGCTCAACTGCGTGGTTCCGTTCTGCCACAACAAGCCGTCCGCGGGCCTCCCGTGCGTCAGCGACACCACCTTCGACGTGTTCGTGTGGTTCGGCTGGACCAACTCGTCGCTGAACCCCGTCATCTACGCCTTCAACGCGGAGTTCCGCAAGGGCTTCTCCAGCCTGCTGGGCTGCCGGAACCGCTGCCGGACTCCGGTGGAGACGGTCAACATCAGCAACGAGCTCGTGTCCTACAACCAGGACACGCTGTTCCACAAGGAGATGGCGAGCGCGTACGTCAACATCATCCCGAACGTAGTGGACGACACGTTCGACCGGATCTCGCAGCTTTCGCGCGACGACAACGACGAGGACGACGTGTGCACGGACTCTGTGTGCGATCTGGAGTGCGAGGCGGACGTTGCGGAGCGTCACGCGCCGTTCACGCCGAACGGCATCCGCTGACCGTGAGCGCGCGCGCCGCTGCTGGACTGTGTTCGGACCCGTGAACGCTCCGCATACTGTTTCTGAGCAGGTGTGTGTCACGCGTACAGGTGTTGACACGTGACCGCGCTGCTGTGGAGCCAGTGAGTCGCGCGCAGTTAtcatatgatgatgatgatgatgatgatgatttagTCAGCACGATCAGAAAAGAGAAGTTAAAGCAGGGAATTTACTGCTGTTAGTGCCTGAAACCCTTTAACTGATTAACTGGAcaaacaaaatgactgaagatattaactcttgttttatgaaaaaatattgaaaaatctttgttttaacattatttctcATTCAGTTTCTTGTTCATGTTTTAAGCAGACttaatttttcaatatttttcaaaaacaagacTTCATATCTTCAGttatttctcttctccagtaaatgtatcttgatttaagaatgttttaatatttgtgctggaaaacaagacagaaacactgagttTCTACAGTACAGATATTAGATCTCACTTCCGGTTCACTCCTCACAAATCAAATGaattatattgtgaaaaatgaaCCCAAATAACTTCAtctgaaatcaaaatgatgaaaataaGCAACTGTGAAAGCTGAGTGATTAATATTACACCTCAC
Encoded proteins:
- the drd5a gene encoding LOW QUALITY PROTEIN: D(1) dopamine receptor (The sequence of the model RefSeq protein was modified relative to this genomic sequence to represent the inferred CDS: deleted 1 base in 1 codon), whose product is MCVSLSLFLSLSLSLSCSLSLKIAVHSSLALREVGLPSSTHTHTLIRAPGSSGPARCRIPSLIVLVRNAGRTGTGDRANARARTHPRWRPVSAPGPSMPNRTEPEPRQMLTRALTGCLLSVLILWTLFGNILVCAAVLRFRHLRSKVTNIFIVSLAVSDLFVAVLVMPWKAVAEVAGFWPFGAFCDIWVAFDIMCSTASILNLCVISVDRYWAISSPFRYERKMTPRVASVMIGAAWTLSVLISFIPVQLDWHKAAESNVTGPDDGDNCDSSLNREYAISSSLISFYIPVAIMIVTYTRIYRIAQIQIRRIASLERAAEHAQSCRTNRLACAHHSSLKTNFNRETKVLKTLSIIMGVFVCCWLPFFVLNCVVPFCHNKPSAGLPCVSDTTFDVFVWFGWTNSSLNPVIYAFNAEFRKGFSSLLGCRNRCRTPVETVNISNELVSYNQDTLFHKEMASAYVNIIPNVVDDTFDRISQLSRDDNDEDDVCTDSVCDLECEADVAERHAPFTPNGIR